One stretch of Diabrotica undecimpunctata isolate CICGRU chromosome 5, icDiaUnde3, whole genome shotgun sequence DNA includes these proteins:
- the IscU gene encoding iron-sulfur cluster assembly scaffold protein IscU, with the protein MALKVTSTLLRSMSVPARLSVACYHKNVIEHYENPRNVGSLDKNDKNVGTGLVGAPACGDVMKLQIKVDDNGKIVEAKFKTFGCGSAIASSSYTTEWVKGKTVDQALKLKNTDIAKELSLPPVKLHCSMLAEDAIKAALSDYKIKNQKKEA; encoded by the coding sequence atgGCTCTCAAAGTTACGTCAACTCTTCTACGCAGCATGAGCGTACCTGCAAGGCTTTCTGTTGCTTGTTACCATAAAAACGTTATAGAACATTACGAGAACCCCAGGAATGTTGGATCTTTGGATAAAAACGATAAAAATGTTGGAACTGGCTTAGTCGGTGCACCCGCTTGTGGTGACGTAATGAAACTGCAGATTAAAGTTGATGACAATGGTAAAATCGTTGAAGCCAAGTTTAAAACATTTGGTTGTGGTTCTGCCATAGCTAGCAGTTCATATACAACAGAATGGGTAAAAGGCAAAACTGTAGATCAGGcgcttaaattaaaaaatactgacATCGCAAAGGAGCTGTCCTTGCCTCCAGTAAAGCTGCATTGTTCTATGTTGGCAGAAGATGCCATTAAAGCTGCTTTATCAGACTACaaaattaaaaatcagaagaagGAGGCTTAA